The genomic DNA TCCTTGGTTTCAACATGCATTACGAACTTATCAGCCTGGAAGCACTGATGGCCGCCCATGAGTTGAAGGAACTTGGCGTCAACTCTTCctacttcctcctccacatctGCATCGATAACGCTGATTCTGGACACACAGCCATGGCGTTACAGAATGTGATTGATTACCTCGAACTCATAAAAGCAAGTGAATTACCAAGCGTCCTCGAGGAACATTGGAGACGCGTTCAGGCTGGGTACATATTATCCCAATCACTGGCCGTGTCCCCTTGCGACGGCAGAGCGGTGTCTGGGTCGAGTTCTCCAAGTAACTCGCGGCGTGTCAGGCAAATAGTACCGACTGATTCACTGACTCGTCAAATTATTGAAATTTTCAAGGGCAAGTCCACGGTCTCGCCCAAGTACCATTGCCAAAGCAAAGTAAAGATCGGAAATCGCACACTGGCCGAATGGCTTGACTCCACCTTATGGATGCACGACGATGAGCAAAAGCATATAGAGCTTCTGGGGGCACTTGCCAAGTCGAAAAGATGGGTTCAGCCTGGCATGGGCAGCGCGAGCAAGCTCGTACAGGAATTATCTTGGGGCGGCCGAATGTTCGGGGCCTTCACGAACGAGGAATTGGATGCGCTCATTGCATGGATTGACCTCCTTGACCCGGAAAACAGCAGCTGGTTATATTACAGGTTCACTCTCCGGGCGCCGGTGGCTTCTAGAGATGTTGTAGGCGGCCTTCAAGATCCGACATGCCATCATCTAACCCTGCCAGCTCGGAATGCGGATGAGACAATTGATGGAGCTTTCATGGAGAAGCTTCCAGACTGTCGCTTGGACACGGAGTGCCCAGATCAGAAAACACCTTTGAATACACCTTCCAAAACCCAACTGCCGGATATCGTGGCACTCTGGTTTGCCCACATCGGTCTCCTGGAAAATATAATCAATGTACCCGCTCGAACTGCCACCTCGCTCTACTCCGGTATCCTACTTGCTCTCCGGGCCCAAGCTGGCTTTGCAGCAGAAGCACATGTCCCCGCTGGCATGGCCGAGGTAAGGCGTCAACCAGCCTGTAGTCTGGTGGACATCGGCCTTGAGATAATATCCAGAGCCCAGTGGACAAGGGATGGGAACCCTTCATGTCTAAAAGATGTGTTTGTCCTAGCTAGGAAACAAGGACAAAGTGCTGAAAGCATCAAGCTATCTGATAATATGCTTCGTTGGGCGAATCGCCCCAATGAAAACTTTGGGATTCTTGTTGGTCTGGCACTGGCATTCCTCGGATTGAAAGAGGCTATTGCTGGGTCACATGAGTTGCTCAGCGAGGAAAGTCAAGCTGCATTGAAGGCGATCATCAAAAGGGAGCAAAAGGGGTTATTCAGCTGCTTGCAAGAAATCAAATCTACCGGTGATGGGCGCTACAAAGACATAGAAAAAGGCTATTGCCTTGGAAGATCGGCCCTCGAGAAATTGTTGGGAAAGACAGCCGGGGTCGAAAATACTTTTCTAATGCGCACCGCTTAATAAAATTCTTGAATTGAAACTTAATCGAAATTTTCAGGCTATAGACAATATACTACGTCCAATCAGATCATCTAAAGGGACCTAGGCATCTGTCTCCTTGCGGGAGATGAGGGGACCTAACGTGTATGTCAAATAATCCTCAGACAAGCCAAGCAATCTCGCATCTGCTATTGCCTGTTGCATCCTCCTGCTATACTCATTCGTAATTGCACCGGGCGAGCGGTACATGGGGGTGCTGATGTAGACCAGGGCTTCATGGGATCCTAATTAAGCATGATCTGTCAGTATGTCTACAAGATCCCATCTCTTTAAAGTGAGAGTACCTGAAAGTCTAGTTTCAACCTGGCAAATCTCATCTGAGCTGGTCGGCCTCTTTGTGGCTGAAATGGTGTGTTTCCCATAGTCAGAATCCTTTGTTGCCAGCACTTTTACCACATCAGCAGTCTTCTGACGGCTAAACCTCGGATCTGAGATGGCCTCTAGCTCAATAACAAGCTTTTTTTCAACGAAGAATTGCTTGTCGACCCCTTCGTAACGCCTTAAAGCTTCAACCTCAGATGAGGAAATGATGAAGACAATACCGTGCACGACGTCCTCGGTGTTTCCCTGTATAACATTTCCGCCACCACGGCTATTGGTCTGCCATTTATAGTTGCAAAGTGCTCCTTTCGCAAAGATGACGCTTTCGGGACATCTTTGCGCCATTTGCGTAAGGTTCATGTTGCTTCCGTAAGCAAAGTAAAGGCACGCAGACTCTAGGTCCGAGAtagaaggagaaggcgaacGACCATCTAGAGCCATGTTCGTTCAAATGATTTGTCTTAGTGTAATGAGACTGGGGGCTGTTCTGAATGCTTTCCGGTGTAGGGGAATTCTATTTACATATAAGGACGACTTACTGAATACCAGTTTGCAGGACTACCCCTGTGGGACTTAGTCACTTAATCACCTGCAGTGCAACCTATCTACCTACATAAAAAGGAAAGTTCAATTGATTGACCTGCGATGATACGTCAATTGGCCGAGGCCCACCTTGTTGTAGTTTGTGGGCTCGTGGCGCTAACCATAGGTGAAATAAGGAATATTGTAACCTTGAAACCAGTCCCAGACCGGGTACAGGGTCCACTTGGGATCGGAAGCTCTCTGTGTGCTTTCAGTATTTGTCTAAAACGATTTCTGATAACAGCAAATCTGTAGTAATCGCTAGTAGATAGTATGATTTGAGATCAATAGAAGGCCTGATTCTGGCATTCTATCTACCTACCTATTTATGATCGGCTAAATGAAGGTCCGTAAAATTTCTTCAATTTGGATTCGACAAGTTGTGACGCGTATGATAATCAGATCCTTGAATATTTGGTGGGGGTGGTCTTGACTAACCATGAACAAACTCACAGAGATCATCTTGGCAAATCCATGTCACATGACTGGGTGTAGTTATATCCTTAGTAAAACTCTGTATAGTGATTCGAGCCATTCAATATCCCTACTATACAAATGAATCCTACTATATGATGATGTAAAGCCCTAGTATGCAGCATTTAAATTATTTAATACACCTaagggaaaagaaaccgAAATCTAAAAACACTTTGGTGCTTGTTGCTGGCAGAAAACCATGAAATACTGATATACTGAAAGTCCTAAATCTGATATTTCAATTTTGTCCTGATGGCTTGCTGTACTGAATAGCACAGGGTACACATGCAGAATAACACCATAGTGTGATTGAATATATCCTCCTGCATGTGCTATGAAATGGAGAGTGTTCTGAATTTTGTATTTTTATAGTCAATCTAACCTTTATTGTCTAGCTATGAAATCAACACAGCTTCTGCCAATATATATTCCTTGCGGAACTGATTGATTCAGAACAATATGAGGAAAATAGAGGCCACCTGGACTGAGTTCCATTAGAGGCCGCTCTCCTTATCTCATCATGCCCAAATAGCTGCCAGCAGACCTAAAGGTGTAATTCCGTCACAGGAATTGACCATTCGAGCTGGTTAGCCCCTAGCCCCTCCTTGTCTACAAGTTACAACTGCCATGTAGGCGTATTCATCGTCCGGCCCAGATGCCTGTAGCCGCGTGACACGAAGGCTTAAGGTGGCATAAAAAGGCTTGCGGTAGCAACTGGAATGCCGAAGAGCATGGCAGCAGATAACCAGATTGAAGATCAAACAAGGAGTGTTTTCTAGACTTAGTGAAGTTGTTGGCTCCGTGCTGACGTGTATGGGCTATATCTACAAAGGGATGTGAATTCCCTTACGATCCTACCATCATCCAATCAGGGTATTTGCGCTATACCACTGCTTAGGCAGATAGCTTTAGCCTTTGTGTAGTGTGCTCACTATTATTAGACTTTGTATAACTTGACAGATCAAAAGAGAGGGCCTAGTTGTAGTGCTGGACTACTAATAAGACCATATTGAAAAGACCCTGCATTATAAGTTTGTCACTGTAGGCAAGACTAAGTTCTTAAACAGTAAACCATGATGCCGAACTCAATATTGAGGTATACATTGCATGTTCAAATGGTGGGTTTAAGGTTTTAGGAATCCCTAGATTTGAAACAGAGTAAGTCTTCAGAGTTCTCGATGCATATCACCACCGCGGTCCCTTAACTCCTGAAGAAGCCTACCAATGGGATAACAACAACCCCAATTACCAGGACGGTCACAATAAATTTCGCCCCCTCCAAGTTCTTCATGAACATAACAGTCTCCACAACAATCACTGAGAGGGTTGTCATAGTTACAAGGACTACCCCGATTGCATTCCCTCACATTGTGTTTGTATGGGCTAGTAGCAAACTTTGATTCAGAGCGTCTTCCATGGGGCTGATGATCAGGCTTGTCACGGTTGAGGGTTCCCTTGATGCCTTGAGACACTTGAAATGAGGCAGATCTGTCCATTATGAAGTCCCGACAGTTGACAGGCTCTAGGATAGCCACTATGACCGCCGCAAGGGGCAATGCAATGGCCCTGGCAACGATCATCTCTGGGGGAAGTTAGCTTGTGTGGCCTCATGTACATTTAGATAATGTTTGAATCAATCTTACTGATAGTATGTAGGGATACTCTATTCAGTAAAGGGGTTAAGTATCTCCTTATTTCCTGCGGATTTTCGTTGTTGGCATCAGAGAGTTCGCCAAAACCTATGCCTCTTAAATGTACAACTACACAGTACCACAGGTAACGCACTCTAAGCTATGATGTATTCCACTTACTCTTATATTGTATATAGGCGTCATCCTCTGCTGTAATAGATGGTTAGATTGGACTGATATCTTTTTATGGTAATTCAAGTCGGTGTGACGTTGCATCGTCGAACCTTGTGTGACAAGGCTCTGTTTCAGCCGTTATCGTTGAGGATGGACAGAAGAACCATGGGGTCTTGATTATCCTCGACAAAATCTTACACGGGAAGGCCAACTCAATCCTGTCCTGGTTGACATTGAACCCCCCCCCGGTACATTGTACTTCTCGATCTGTCGCTTGACAAACCTTGAGCCCTCGAATTGGTTCAGCTAGGTGAGTTTCCAATGACGAAAGGATAACATTTCGTAATGTAACACAAGCAGCGAGGCCGATAACACCCTCTCTCAAGGACTACCTCTACATTGGACATTTACGACTTGGACAGAGGCTATAGCGTTCAATAAACCCTCTTAGGTACTCATGGATTTGGGCGATTTTTCTGGTACCATTCAGAAATGACACGAGCGCTTCTAGTTGGCTTAGGGTCAGGAGAGGGTTCTTCAGCTACTACTCGGAGGTATATATATGTGGGGAAAGATATCTGAGGGATGACGGCCCCATGTTCGCAAGCATCTGTGTTTGCTGGAAAGGGCCTGTTAACGAGAATGGCATGGCATGTCTGATATGCTGTGCATTTTAAGGTGGGCAATGATGAAGTTTTGTACTCATACATTCGCATTTATGGTATCATAATCCAACCAATGCAGGATTGTGTGGCTTGAGAAGCTGTAAGATGTCTCGAAGGCCACATTCCTGGTaggttgttgttgatgatctaCCCgaggatcttcttcaacagctACTCAACAAAGGATGTGTAAGTGATAAACCTGCCTACAGTCCCCTGGTCGTCAAGCCACTGAAGCTGATTTGATTTCCCAATCAATAGTACCTGCGCCCTGGTGATAATTAATTTTCAGTCTTCAGTTTTCAGACCTTGGACTAGTCACTATAACATTTAGGATATGTAGTGAAGATATAAAAATATTCCTTTTATTTTATATTAGAGAAGATCAGGATTCGTCAGTGTACACCTAGTCACTAAGTTTAGGTAGCGAAGGTATTTCCTATCAGATGCGAAAGACGGCGATAACCGCACCCAAGCAATTTCTCCAACGCCGCGCCGACCTCCTCAGCCATAGTCTGAGCGTCCTTCTGGCTTAGCACTGCGCTCAGAGCAATGACATCAATTCTCAGACCAGTAGAACAGGGTGTCGAACCGATCCAGACCTCACCCTGAGGAAATACACGGCCGTAAGAAGTCATCGGCAAGGAAGTAGTGTCACCTCCCAGCGTGAGAGCCAACTCTGCGCCAGTGTCCTGGTGCTGGACGATATATCCAAATTGAGTACTGCTTGGCCAGCTGGTGCACTTGGCCACGATCTGGTCGAAGTCCAGGGAAGAGTATCGGAGGCATGTTGTGTGCTGGGCTTGCGCGCTGCGGAGGTATTCCAGCGCAGTTTTAGAACAGCACACGCTGAGCCGGTACGGGATATAGTTCGTGCAGGGGCCAACAATTTGGTCAAGAGTGCTGTCAGCCGAACTACACCGGGCGTCCACTGTTTGACCGATGACGATATCTGTGCAGCCAGTCCTTGCGGCTAGAACCAGGCAGACGGCGGCTTTCACGGCGGTGGCAATTGTTATGTCCGGGGGATGTGATGTGGGTATAATTATACATGATCCTGTGACGTGAAATACGCGCTCTTGAACCGTCGTCGGATCTGCAGTCTGATTCGTAGACATCATAGAGGAGCCTGACAGGTATCGCTTCCAGAAGTTATGAGACCTGTCGTCGTTATTCTGCCGCTTATGATGACTGAGATAGTAGCCGAAGTCGGCGGAGAAACCCGAACGGAGGGTTCTGTTGTATTCGTCGGCCAAGGATTGGACAATTAGAGGGATTGTGGTGAGATCGTACTGTGCATGAGCGAGGCGGAGCAGAAGTCGATGTCTGTTTAGTTGGCGGTTGGACACGAGAGTAAACAGAGTTGGCAGGGTTGTAGAGTTAACAACACAGacatcctgctgctgctgacaAACTGAATTGCAGAAGTCATCAAGAGGCTCATTGGTCGTAATCTCATGGACACGATTGGGCACCTCCCGCAAGACAAGCTGCAAGAGACAGCCCGCATGTTCGACAAATACCGTGCGAAGGATAGTAAATCGGGCCATCAGCGCGGTGCAGGCGGTTTGGAGCTTGCTGGGCGAGACAGCGCCAGACAAGTCAAACTGGAAATGGGACCACGGATACCTCTGTACGAGGAATGCTTGTGCAGCGGTGACAGGATGAATAGCAGCAATGTCATTGCCTCCTTGGATGTGGCCGGCGTTCAGTAATGGCCGAAGAATCTCCTGGAGGGACTCGCCTTCAATGGTTGGCAGTGAGagagagggtgaggaggtCAGAATGGCCTGCTCTGTGATCAAGTGCCGTGACCGCGCAAGGGTTGACAGGCTCGTGTTATTCATAACGTCTGTCACAGCAAACATGAACCCAACCCTCCTTGCCAATGCTACCATTTTCATCGTCGCCAGAGATTCACCACCAAGAGATAGGAAAGAATCCTCTCTCCCAATTGCTTCGCATGGGAGCTGAAGCACCTCTGCCCAAATCTCTTGAAGCCTCCGTTCATTGTCATCAGACATGGGTGTCttggtcgaggagctcatcATGTAGCGTTGGAGGTCGCTATGTGATAATGAGAGTATTTTGTCTCGGAGCCGACGACGATCCGTCTTGCCTGTGAGGGTGCGAGGGATGTGCCGTAGAGGAATGAACATGGACGGCACCATATAAGCAGGTACAATGGCCCGAAGACGAGCCTGGATAGAGGCAGCAGCCTCGTTGAAAACCAAGTCTGGGGCCGCAAACATAGGGCCATCGTGGTTCTCAGTCACTGAGGGGCCGAGCTTCACCATCGCAATCAGTCTGGCAGTATTCTCTGAGACCAACACGTCTGCGACTACCTGACCCGCAGCCGGATACACTCTCATGACACTGGCCTCGACTGCACCCAGATCGACAAGCTGACCTCGAAGTTTGACACGGCTGTCTTTACGACCGACATACTGAATGGATCCGTCCGGCTGATATCGGACCAGGTCGCCTGTTCGGTAGAGGAAAGAATAGGGCGACGGAGCAGGAATCCGTGTTCTCCAGCTAGGAGGATCAATGAAAGCGGCCTTCG from Aspergillus fumigatus Af293 chromosome 8, whole genome shotgun sequence includes the following:
- a CDS encoding gamma-glutamylcyclotransferase family protein; amino-acid sequence: MALDGRSPSPSISDLESACLYFAYGSNMNLTQMAQRCPESVIFAKGALCNYKWQTNSRGGGNVIQGNTEDVVHGIVFIISSSEVEALRRYEGVDKQFFVEKKLVIELEAISDPRFSRQKTADVVKVLATKDSDYGKHTISATKRPTSSDEICQVETRLSGSHEALVYISTPMYRSPGAITNEYSRRMQQAIADARLLGLSEDYLTYTLGPLISRKETDA
- a CDS encoding iron-containing redox enzyme family protein, with the translated sequence MGLLVHSLGHLMANEYVLIALAMLFFLVTLSSRSHSRERSSTSASPSLNSTRKECKAPNTPSWGRRTPRPIQWYQDMYFQIHNLEQYPTVLEPARDELLAMIADGVSLALEAPEKGILRVESYDAERLRSFINGEHEKTMNEWARYHDRRKLGLGPTLFGNIAEAKKWLTQRAPAKLVDGAWLSHIHKITTPFALRGVTKDAWQILSEELGDGDVNRNHVFIYNQLLKEIGCPLPDPQSRDFIESPSLEVMDDQRFWKGAVAQLLISLFPNEFLPEILGFNMHYELISLEALMAAHELKELGVNSSYFLLHICIDNADSGHTAMALQNVIDYLELIKASELPSVLEEHWRRVQAGYILSQSLAVSPCDGRAVSGSSSPSNSRRVRQIVPTDSLTRQIIEIFKGKSTVSPKYHCQSKVKIGNRTLAEWLDSTLWMHDDEQKHIELLGALAKSKRWVQPGMGSASKLVQELSWGGRMFGAFTNEELDALIAWIDLLDPENSSWLYYRFTLRAPVASRDVVGGLQDPTCHHLTLPARNADETIDGAFMEKLPDCRLDTECPDQKTPLNTPSKTQLPDIVALWFAHIGLLENIINVPARTATSLYSGILLALRAQAGFAAEAHVPAGMAEVRRQPACSLVDIGLEIISRAQWTRDGNPSCLKDVFVLARKQGQSAESIKLSDNMLRWANRPNENFGILVGLALAFLGLKEAIAGSHELLSEESQAALKAIIKREQKGLFSCLQEIKSTGDGRYKDIEKGYCLGRSALEKLLGKTAGVENTFLMRTA